A stretch of Nonomuraea africana DNA encodes these proteins:
- a CDS encoding S8 family peptidase produces the protein MHWLARLTAAGVVLALLALPASPAGAEPVSTPAPATAVHRVTLITGDVVTIRQAAAGKWAVTVDPAKGREKVKFSTHDIDGKLQVLPDDMVPYVADNLIDRSLFAISDLIEQGYDDASSPALPLLLAYDKGTRIAGVLPGAKPVTELESINARAVDAGKGELAAFWKALGEAPAVRSSRPRLASGIKKIWLDAKVKVDLEHSVPQIGAPDAWKSGFDGKGVKVAVLDTGADENHPDLAGKIVDRHNFTADPSTQDGNGHGTHVAATVAGLGAASEGRRKGVAPGAELLIGKVLDDGGSGSFSTIIEGMEWAATSGADVINMSLGGGATDGTDPASAALNALTEQTGALFVVAAGNEGQEYSVGTPGAATSALTVGAVDANEALAGFSSRGPRLDGGAKPDITAPGVGIVAARAEGTSMGLPADERHTAASGTSMATPHVAGTAAILKQRHPEWKAAQLKDALISTARTAQNLTFYEQGGGRVDIARAVSQGVTATGVLDLGSFEDGDSARPAGSITYTNSTQAPVSLTLAATLRNPDGDAPAEGALTLGSSSVTVDAGATVTVPVTADLAKIAHGRNSGHVTASTADGAVSAHTTLAISKDRRTHKVHVTAIGKDGKPSDMANIFMFGPGARDNFLTYILPDEAEEGKTFEVYEGTYFAQGHFSERRSGTHVIDMKVDIPEFQVNDDVELVFDARKTRPIVIKLPQPVIQEGISTFASYRDTGSRTISSAYMNFPSVEELHVAETQPVREGTFEFTSRWQYGAPRLVSRVNDFRGALDLSPMVRSPELSGTYKWQLVDGGRGTPEELKGLNLRGRAVVLSSASSEGPSWDEMITTAAEAGAAMAVVVPAGDSSPWQYWSPAIGRHEIPAATIPYDQGQKLLERIRKGKAVLDVTANMATPYVYDISQVSKGRIPEQIVYEANSKNLARVDAGYHETGGFGWAKEQRFGWRPWQVFSNEGQRWIRTGSARAEYITADDTEWQQVAQHMFTWGSFGPLTPGFIAPLRGYTPGEKVVERWFGPVVRPAIPANVPDLVPTRTEDTLSIDVPEFVDAAGHYSYAFRSDEQDTVSARLYRDGKLVEEPRRAVGDFPAVPGKAAYRLELSTKRSSEEWTYATETDTAWTFTSARPKSGTEPLPLLGIDYSVPADLNGQVRRALPVSLDLSVRSTAPGLALREVTAEISYDDGKSWKRLVLRPRGKAHYSTLVSHHQAGKGGHVSLRVTAKDQAGNAVEQTVLRAYGVK, from the coding sequence ATGCACTGGCTTGCCCGCCTCACCGCCGCCGGAGTGGTGTTGGCCCTCCTCGCCCTGCCGGCGTCGCCGGCCGGGGCCGAGCCCGTCTCCACCCCAGCTCCGGCCACCGCCGTCCACCGGGTCACTTTGATCACCGGGGACGTGGTGACCATCCGTCAGGCCGCGGCAGGGAAGTGGGCCGTCACGGTCGATCCCGCCAAGGGCCGGGAGAAGGTGAAGTTCTCCACGCACGACATCGACGGGAAGCTGCAGGTGCTTCCCGACGACATGGTCCCTTATGTGGCCGACAACCTGATCGACAGGAGCCTTTTCGCGATCAGCGACCTGATCGAGCAGGGATACGACGACGCGAGCAGTCCCGCGCTGCCGTTGCTGCTCGCCTACGACAAGGGCACGCGGATCGCGGGCGTCCTGCCCGGCGCCAAGCCGGTGACCGAACTGGAGAGCATCAACGCGCGGGCGGTGGACGCCGGCAAGGGTGAACTGGCCGCGTTCTGGAAGGCCCTCGGCGAAGCGCCGGCGGTCCGCTCCAGCCGCCCCCGGCTCGCCTCGGGAATCAAGAAGATCTGGCTGGACGCCAAGGTCAAGGTGGACCTGGAGCACAGCGTTCCACAGATCGGCGCCCCCGACGCCTGGAAGAGCGGGTTCGACGGCAAGGGCGTCAAGGTGGCCGTCCTGGACACCGGCGCCGACGAGAACCACCCCGACCTCGCCGGAAAGATCGTCGACAGGCACAACTTCACCGCCGATCCCTCGACTCAGGACGGCAACGGCCACGGCACCCACGTCGCGGCCACGGTCGCGGGCCTCGGGGCGGCCTCCGAGGGCCGGCGCAAGGGCGTGGCCCCCGGCGCCGAGCTGCTCATCGGCAAGGTGCTGGACGACGGCGGCTCCGGCTCGTTCTCGACGATCATCGAGGGCATGGAGTGGGCCGCGACGTCCGGCGCCGACGTGATCAACATGAGTCTCGGCGGTGGCGCGACGGACGGCACCGACCCGGCCAGCGCCGCCCTGAACGCGCTGACCGAGCAGACTGGCGCCCTCTTCGTCGTCGCGGCGGGCAACGAGGGCCAGGAGTACTCCGTCGGCACCCCCGGCGCCGCGACGTCGGCGCTGACCGTCGGCGCCGTCGACGCCAACGAGGCCCTCGCCGGGTTCTCCAGCCGTGGCCCCCGCCTCGACGGAGGCGCCAAGCCGGACATCACCGCCCCGGGAGTGGGCATCGTGGCCGCGCGGGCCGAAGGCACCTCGATGGGCCTGCCCGCCGACGAGCGCCACACCGCCGCGTCCGGGACCTCGATGGCGACCCCGCACGTGGCGGGCACCGCGGCGATCCTCAAGCAGCGGCACCCGGAATGGAAGGCCGCCCAGCTCAAGGACGCCCTGATCTCGACCGCCAGGACCGCGCAGAACCTGACCTTCTACGAGCAGGGCGGCGGGCGGGTGGACATCGCCCGTGCCGTGAGCCAGGGCGTCACGGCCACCGGCGTGCTCGACCTGGGCTCGTTCGAGGACGGCGACTCCGCGCGTCCCGCCGGGAGCATCACCTACACCAACTCCACCCAGGCGCCCGTCTCCCTGACGCTCGCCGCCACCCTGCGCAACCCGGACGGCGACGCCCCCGCCGAGGGCGCGCTCACCCTGGGGTCGTCGTCGGTCACCGTCGACGCCGGCGCCACCGTCACGGTCCCGGTGACCGCGGACCTGGCGAAGATCGCGCACGGCCGGAACTCCGGCCACGTCACCGCGTCCACCGCGGACGGCGCGGTCTCCGCGCACACCACGCTGGCGATCTCCAAGGACCGTCGCACCCACAAGGTGCACGTCACCGCCATCGGCAAGGACGGCAAACCGTCGGACATGGCCAACATCTTCATGTTCGGCCCCGGCGCGCGGGACAACTTCCTGACCTACATCCTGCCGGACGAGGCGGAGGAGGGGAAAACCTTCGAGGTCTACGAGGGCACCTACTTCGCGCAGGGCCACTTCAGCGAGAGGCGGTCCGGCACCCACGTCATCGACATGAAGGTCGACATCCCCGAATTCCAGGTGAACGACGACGTGGAGCTGGTGTTCGACGCGCGGAAGACGCGGCCGATCGTGATCAAGCTGCCGCAGCCGGTGATCCAGGAGGGCATCTCCACGTTCGCCAGCTACCGGGACACCGGCTCCCGCACGATCTCCTCGGCGTACATGAACTTCCCCTCGGTCGAAGAGCTGCACGTGGCCGAGACGCAGCCGGTCCGCGAGGGCACGTTCGAGTTCACCTCGCGCTGGCAGTACGGCGCGCCGAGGCTGGTCTCGCGGGTGAACGACTTCAGGGGGGCGCTGGACCTCTCCCCGATGGTGAGATCGCCGGAGCTGAGCGGCACGTACAAGTGGCAGCTCGTCGACGGGGGTCGCGGCACCCCAGAGGAGCTCAAGGGTCTCAACCTACGCGGCCGGGCGGTCGTCCTGTCGAGCGCCTCGTCTGAGGGCCCCAGCTGGGACGAGATGATCACCACCGCCGCCGAGGCGGGCGCCGCGATGGCCGTCGTCGTGCCGGCCGGCGACAGCAGCCCGTGGCAGTACTGGTCGCCGGCCATCGGCAGACACGAGATCCCGGCCGCCACGATCCCCTACGACCAGGGCCAGAAGCTGCTGGAGCGGATCCGCAAGGGCAAGGCCGTCCTCGACGTGACCGCGAACATGGCCACTCCCTACGTCTACGACATCTCGCAGGTCTCCAAGGGCCGGATTCCCGAGCAGATCGTCTACGAGGCCAACTCCAAGAACCTGGCTCGCGTGGACGCCGGATACCACGAGACCGGAGGCTTCGGCTGGGCCAAGGAGCAGCGGTTCGGCTGGCGGCCGTGGCAGGTCTTCTCCAACGAGGGGCAGCGGTGGATCCGCACCGGGTCCGCGCGCGCCGAGTACATCACCGCGGATGACACCGAGTGGCAGCAGGTGGCGCAGCACATGTTCACCTGGGGGTCGTTCGGCCCGCTCACCCCAGGGTTCATCGCCCCGCTGCGCGGCTACACCCCCGGCGAGAAGGTCGTGGAGCGGTGGTTCGGCCCCGTCGTGCGGCCGGCGATCCCGGCGAACGTGCCCGACCTCGTCCCGACCCGGACCGAGGACACGCTGAGCATCGACGTTCCCGAGTTCGTCGACGCCGCCGGCCACTACAGCTACGCGTTCAGGTCCGACGAGCAGGACACGGTCTCCGCCCGGCTCTACCGCGACGGCAAGCTCGTCGAGGAGCCGAGGAGGGCCGTCGGAGACTTCCCCGCCGTGCCCGGGAAGGCCGCGTACCGGCTGGAGCTGTCCACGAAGCGTTCGTCGGAGGAGTGGACCTACGCCACCGAGACCGACACGGCGTGGACGTTCACCTCGGCCCGTCCGAAGTCCGGCACCGAGCCGCTGCCGTTGCTCGGCATCGACTACTCCGTGCCCGCCGACCTGAACGGCCAGGTCCGCCGGGCGCTGCCGGTCTCGCTGGACCTCTCCGTGCGCAGCACCGCGCCCGGCCTCGCCCTGCGGGAGGTCACGGCCGAGATCTCCTATGACGACGGCAAGAGCTGGAAACGCCTGGTGCTGCGCCCCCGCGGCAAGGCCCACTACTCCACCCTGGTCTCCCACCACCAGGCGGGCAAGGGCGGGCACGTGTCGCTGCGGGTCACCGCGAAGGACCAGGCCGGGAACGCGGTCGAGCAGACCGTGCTCCGCGCCTACGGCGTGAAGTAG
- a CDS encoding ABC transporter ATP-binding protein: MSETVLEVRDLVKHFPIRRGILRRTVGVLKAVDGVSLELRRGETLGIVGESGCGKSTLARMLTAHERPTSGEVTVLGRSMRDLRGRELRRSRRHIQLIFQDPYGSLDPRMTVADAVREPYDVNPDLAARGERVRRVRELLEVVGLNPDHGDRYPHQLSGGQRQRVGIARALALRPDVLVCDEPVSALDVSVQAQIVNLLEQLREEFRLAYVFIAHDLGVVQHLADRVAVMYLGRVVETGSEADVYGAAAHPYTQALLSAAPQPDPALRGTRQEILLDGEPPSPVDPPSGCSFHPRCRKVADSCSRLPPPLEPGARPGHLVACHLADRPA; encoded by the coding sequence GTGAGCGAGACGGTGCTGGAGGTGCGCGACCTGGTCAAGCACTTCCCCATCAGGCGGGGGATCCTCCGGCGCACCGTGGGCGTGCTCAAGGCGGTCGACGGGGTGAGCCTCGAGCTGCGCAGGGGCGAAACGCTCGGCATCGTCGGGGAGTCCGGATGCGGCAAGTCCACCCTGGCCAGGATGCTCACCGCGCACGAACGGCCCACGTCGGGCGAGGTGACCGTGCTCGGCCGGTCCATGCGGGACCTGCGCGGCCGGGAGCTGCGCAGGTCCCGGCGCCATATCCAGCTGATCTTCCAGGACCCCTACGGCTCGCTCGACCCGCGGATGACCGTCGCCGACGCCGTACGCGAGCCGTACGACGTGAACCCCGACTTGGCCGCGCGGGGCGAGCGCGTCCGGCGGGTGCGCGAGCTGCTGGAGGTGGTGGGCCTCAACCCCGACCACGGCGACCGCTACCCGCACCAGCTCTCCGGCGGCCAGCGGCAGCGCGTGGGCATCGCCCGGGCCCTGGCTCTGCGCCCGGATGTCCTGGTCTGTGACGAGCCGGTGTCGGCGCTCGACGTCTCGGTCCAGGCGCAGATCGTGAACCTGCTGGAGCAGCTGCGCGAGGAGTTCCGGCTGGCGTACGTGTTCATCGCGCACGACCTGGGTGTCGTCCAGCACCTCGCGGACCGCGTGGCGGTCATGTACCTGGGCAGGGTGGTCGAGACCGGCTCCGAGGCCGACGTGTACGGCGCCGCGGCGCACCCGTACACGCAGGCCCTGCTGTCGGCGGCGCCCCAGCCCGACCCGGCGCTGCGCGGCACCCGCCAGGAGATCCTCCTCGACGGCGAGCCGCCCAGCCCCGTCGACCCGCCGTCCGGCTGCTCGTTCCATCCGCGCTGCAGGAAGGTCGCGGACAGCTGCTCCCGGCTGCCGCCCCCGCTGGAGCCGGGAGCCCGGCCGGGACACCTGGTCGCCTGCCATCTGGCGGACAGGCCGGCATAG
- a CDS encoding ABC transporter ATP-binding protein translates to MSSLETLPGFDDSAPLLAVSGLHVRFGRTRVVNGVDYAVESGQTLAVLGESGSGKSVTARAAMGLVRPPAGTITAGSVRLRGVDLLRLPEESRRRLRATTMAMVFQDALSALNPVLSVGYQIAELFRAHRGLSRKEARRRAVDVLDLVRIPAAERRARDYPHQFSGGMRQRVGIGLAIALNPQVIIADEPTTALDVTVQAQIIRLLGEIQREHGTALVLITHDMGVVADIADRVAVMYAGRVVEQGGAAQVYARPAHPYTEALLGAIPRPHLRGRRLAVIPGAPPDPAAPDPGCGFRPRCGYGTAACGQAPPARQIASGRLTACHEWERVTSS, encoded by the coding sequence ATGAGCTCGCTCGAAACCCTGCCCGGCTTCGACGACTCCGCGCCGTTGCTCGCCGTCTCCGGCCTGCATGTGCGCTTCGGCCGGACCAGAGTGGTCAACGGCGTCGACTACGCCGTGGAGAGCGGCCAGACCCTGGCCGTGCTCGGCGAGTCGGGCAGCGGCAAGAGCGTGACGGCTCGGGCGGCCATGGGGCTGGTCAGGCCGCCGGCCGGCACGATCACCGCGGGCTCCGTACGGCTGCGCGGTGTCGACCTGCTGCGACTGCCGGAGGAGAGCCGGAGGCGGCTGCGCGCCACCACCATGGCGATGGTCTTCCAGGACGCGCTGTCCGCGCTCAACCCGGTGCTGAGCGTCGGCTACCAGATAGCCGAGCTGTTCCGCGCGCACCGCGGTCTGTCCCGCAAGGAGGCGCGCAGGCGGGCCGTCGACGTGCTCGACCTGGTGCGCATCCCCGCTGCCGAGCGGCGGGCGCGCGACTACCCGCACCAGTTCTCCGGTGGCATGCGCCAGCGTGTGGGCATCGGGCTGGCCATCGCCCTGAACCCGCAGGTGATCATCGCGGACGAGCCGACGACCGCTCTGGATGTGACCGTCCAGGCGCAGATCATCAGGCTGCTCGGCGAGATCCAGCGCGAGCACGGCACCGCTCTGGTGCTCATCACCCACGACATGGGTGTCGTCGCGGACATCGCCGACAGGGTCGCCGTCATGTACGCCGGGCGGGTGGTCGAGCAGGGCGGCGCGGCGCAGGTGTACGCCCGGCCCGCCCATCCGTACACCGAGGCTCTGCTCGGCGCGATCCCCAGGCCGCACCTGCGGGGCCGGCGGCTGGCGGTGATCCCGGGGGCGCCGCCCGACCCGGCCGCGCCGGATCCCGGCTGCGGGTTCAGGCCCCGCTGCGGGTACGGCACCGCCGCGTGCGGCCAGGCGCCACCGGCGCGGCAGATCGCCTCCGGCAGGCTCACCGCCTGCCATGAGTGGGAGCGGGTGACGTCATCGTGA
- a CDS encoding ABC transporter permease, which translates to MASSTLVSASTEPRPARRSGLWRELRRRPAFAVSSVLALLVCAMAAVPQAFAGWFGGGDPRRCDLANSGLPPAQGHPFGFDIQGCDLYSNVVYGARSSVLIAVLATAGMLLVAVVLGSLAGYFRGWVDTLISRIMDVFFGFPALVGMIVILQTLNVHNELTVSTVLILFGWPALARVMRGSVLATAGSEYIAAARGVGASTPRILLRHVLPNSLGPVAVLTGLSVGGVIASESALTFLGVGLRTPAISWGVQLNTAQQYFTSAPHLLIFPSIFLTVTVLSFVLLGDALRDAFDPRLR; encoded by the coding sequence ATGGCATCCTCGACCCTCGTATCCGCCTCGACTGAACCGCGGCCGGCCCGCCGCTCCGGCCTCTGGCGGGAGCTGCGCCGCCGCCCGGCGTTCGCCGTCTCGAGCGTGCTCGCGCTGCTCGTCTGCGCCATGGCCGCAGTGCCGCAGGCGTTCGCCGGCTGGTTCGGTGGCGGCGACCCGCGCCGCTGCGACCTGGCGAACAGCGGCCTGCCACCTGCCCAGGGACACCCGTTCGGCTTCGACATCCAGGGCTGCGACCTCTACAGCAACGTCGTGTACGGCGCCCGCTCGTCGGTCCTCATCGCGGTGCTCGCCACCGCGGGGATGCTCCTGGTCGCCGTCGTGCTGGGCAGCCTGGCCGGCTACTTCAGGGGCTGGGTCGACACGCTGATCAGCCGGATCATGGACGTGTTCTTCGGCTTCCCCGCGCTCGTCGGGATGATCGTCATCCTGCAGACGCTGAACGTGCACAACGAGCTGACCGTCTCCACCGTGCTCATCCTGTTCGGCTGGCCGGCCCTGGCCCGCGTCATGCGCGGCTCCGTGCTGGCCACAGCCGGGAGCGAGTACATCGCCGCCGCGCGCGGCGTGGGCGCGAGCACCCCTCGGATCCTGCTGCGCCACGTGCTGCCCAACTCCCTCGGGCCGGTCGCGGTGCTCACTGGGCTCAGCGTGGGCGGGGTGATCGCCTCGGAGTCGGCGCTCACCTTCCTCGGCGTGGGGCTGCGGACCCCAGCGATCTCGTGGGGCGTGCAGCTCAACACCGCCCAGCAGTACTTCACCTCGGCCCCGCACCTGCTGATCTTCCCGTCGATCTTCCTGACCGTGACGGTGCTCAGCTTCGTGCTCCTCGGCGACGCGCTGCGCGACGCCTTCGACCCCCGACTGCGCTAG
- a CDS encoding ABC transporter permease has product MGRYVLRRLLVAVPVLLGTTFIIYMAVYALPGDPIQALAGPNRVLSPSVEQALREQYHLDEPLLVRYGLYLAGLLTGDLGTSLTGRPVSEIIGASWPITVQLGVTAWLFMAVMGVLLGAAAGLRRGGPADVAVLGGTTLIMGVPFFVVAYVAQIVLGVNLGWLPVSGTEAGWPLAYVLPGLVLALYGLPQVARLTRTSVLDNLAADHVGTATAKGLPRRAVVIRHVLRNSLIPVVSLLGVSLGYLLSGTVLIEGIFNLPGLGYQIFTAIPQHDGPVVVGVGTLLVLVFLLVNLMVDLLYGILDPRIRLD; this is encoded by the coding sequence ATGGGCAGGTACGTCCTGCGCCGGTTGCTCGTGGCGGTGCCCGTGCTCCTGGGCACCACCTTCATCATCTACATGGCGGTCTACGCTCTGCCCGGAGACCCGATCCAGGCGCTGGCCGGCCCGAACCGGGTGCTGTCGCCGTCGGTCGAGCAGGCCCTGCGCGAGCAGTACCACCTGGACGAGCCGCTGCTCGTCCGGTACGGCCTCTACCTGGCCGGCCTGCTCACCGGAGACCTGGGGACGAGCCTGACCGGCCGGCCGGTCTCGGAGATCATCGGGGCGAGCTGGCCGATCACCGTCCAGCTCGGCGTGACGGCCTGGCTGTTCATGGCGGTCATGGGCGTGCTGCTCGGAGCCGCGGCCGGCCTGCGGCGCGGCGGGCCGGCGGACGTCGCCGTGCTCGGCGGCACCACCCTGATCATGGGTGTGCCGTTCTTCGTGGTCGCGTACGTCGCGCAGATCGTGCTGGGCGTCAACCTCGGCTGGCTGCCCGTGTCGGGCACCGAGGCCGGCTGGCCGCTGGCCTACGTCCTGCCTGGCCTGGTCCTCGCGCTGTACGGCCTGCCGCAGGTCGCCAGGCTGACCCGGACGAGCGTGCTCGACAACCTGGCCGCCGACCACGTCGGCACCGCCACCGCCAAGGGCCTGCCGAGGCGGGCCGTCGTGATCCGGCACGTCCTGCGCAACTCGCTGATCCCCGTCGTGTCGCTACTCGGTGTGAGCCTCGGGTACCTGCTCAGCGGCACTGTCCTCATCGAGGGCATCTTCAACCTGCCAGGCCTCGGCTACCAGATCTTCACGGCGATCCCGCAACACGACGGGCCGGTCGTCGTGGGCGTCGGGACCCTGCTCGTCCTCGTCTTCCTGCTGGTGAATCTCATGGTGGATCTTCTCTATGGCATCCTCGACCCTCGTATCCGCCTCGACTGA
- a CDS encoding peptide ABC transporter substrate-binding protein, which yields MPADVCHETTDNAGETLGGAVVASVLAVTAAACSSGSGAAAPAAEKSYAVGVTSYFLSHFTPGKSIGSNLDYALFTPLTSVDTATGKAVNAMAESIESADNTTWTIKLKPGWTFHNGEEVTAQSFADSWNATAYGPNAFTNNYMFAAFKGYADLNPADGKPSKKTLSGIEVADRSTLKVTLTKPLSLLPYVLAQTTFAPMPKAAFSDLDGFDRKPIGNGPYRLEGDGLAAGATKVVLRKFEGYKGQPGNAARIEAKSYQDEAAAYRDLQAGNVDVTLVTGNNLTNAATQFKDRLVRVPFPAVVYLGFPLWDKRFSDLRVRQAFSQAVDRDTIVKSLLRGFGQPAKGLAGPNIPGGGDADCAACSFDPARAKALLAEAGGWKGPLTLWTYQDPLNTVLLEAVGNQLRANLGIETVTTQAQPVDQLYPNLTAKKIDGPVLLYMGAGYPHLYALADQLFTKGSGTNVTGYDDPKFAALRDRAASAGQDEAFGLTREATRTALDGLPLSPLFQPVGGLAHSTRVSGVRPEFLGGAVLAAVKVG from the coding sequence GTGCCCGCAGATGTCTGTCATGAGACCACCGACAACGCCGGGGAGACGCTGGGCGGGGCCGTCGTCGCGAGCGTGCTGGCCGTCACCGCAGCGGCCTGCTCCAGCGGGTCCGGCGCTGCCGCGCCCGCGGCGGAGAAGTCCTACGCGGTGGGCGTGACCTCCTACTTCCTGTCCCACTTCACGCCCGGCAAGTCCATCGGCAGCAACCTCGACTACGCCCTCTTCACGCCGCTGACCAGCGTCGACACGGCGACAGGCAAGGCCGTGAACGCCATGGCCGAGTCGATCGAGTCCGCCGACAACACCACGTGGACGATCAAGCTCAAGCCGGGCTGGACGTTCCACAACGGCGAGGAGGTCACCGCGCAGTCGTTCGCCGACTCATGGAACGCCACCGCCTACGGCCCGAACGCCTTCACCAACAACTACATGTTCGCCGCCTTCAAGGGCTACGCCGACCTGAACCCCGCCGACGGCAAGCCGTCGAAGAAGACCCTGTCAGGGATCGAGGTGGCCGACCGGAGCACGTTGAAGGTCACGCTCACCAAGCCGCTCTCGCTGCTGCCGTACGTACTGGCCCAGACGACGTTCGCGCCCATGCCCAAGGCCGCCTTCTCCGACCTCGACGGCTTCGACCGCAAGCCGATCGGCAACGGGCCGTACCGGCTGGAGGGCGACGGCCTCGCCGCGGGCGCCACGAAGGTCGTACTGCGGAAGTTCGAGGGCTACAAGGGGCAGCCGGGCAACGCGGCCCGGATCGAGGCCAAGTCGTACCAGGACGAGGCCGCCGCCTACCGGGACCTGCAGGCCGGCAACGTCGACGTCACGTTGGTGACCGGCAACAACCTCACCAACGCCGCCACCCAGTTCAAGGACCGGCTGGTGCGGGTGCCCTTCCCCGCGGTCGTCTACCTCGGCTTCCCCCTCTGGGACAAGCGCTTCTCCGACCTGCGGGTGAGGCAGGCGTTCTCTCAGGCGGTCGACCGCGACACCATCGTCAAGTCGCTGCTCCGCGGCTTCGGCCAGCCCGCCAAGGGCCTGGCGGGGCCGAACATCCCCGGCGGCGGTGACGCGGACTGCGCCGCCTGCTCCTTCGACCCGGCCAGGGCCAAGGCCCTGCTCGCCGAGGCCGGCGGCTGGAAGGGGCCGCTCACGCTCTGGACGTACCAGGACCCCCTGAACACCGTGCTCCTCGAGGCCGTCGGCAACCAGCTCCGCGCGAACCTCGGCATCGAGACGGTGACGACGCAGGCCCAGCCCGTCGACCAGCTCTACCCCAACCTGACGGCCAAGAAGATCGACGGCCCCGTCCTGCTTTACATGGGCGCCGGCTACCCCCACCTGTACGCGCTGGCGGACCAGCTGTTCACCAAGGGATCCGGCACCAACGTGACCGGCTACGACGACCCGAAGTTCGCCGCGCTGCGAGATCGGGCCGCGAGCGCGGGCCAGGACGAGGCGTTCGGCCTGACCAGGGAGGCGACCAGGACCGCCCTCGACGGGCTGCCGCTGTCGCCGCTGTTCCAGCCGGTCGGCGGCCTGGCCCACTCCACCCGGGTCAGCGGCGTCAGACCGGAGTTCCTCGGCGGCGCGGTGCTCGCCGCGGTCAAGGTCGGCTGA
- a CDS encoding amidohydrolase, with amino-acid sequence MPSLLLRNARIGLRGPIRHVLIAHGRIEEVSTEPPPADESVDVRGGTLLPGLWDAHVHMVQWAQGRRRVDLSGARSAREAVDLVLPHSGFTVGYGFRDGLWPDVPHKSLLHAAAPGRKIVMVSNDLHTAWFSPAALAAVGMAEHPTGVLRERDCYTAMAALPQPPQQELDRWVAEATTAAAARGVVGLLDFEFADNVADWSRRVGEQRVDVRVSCSIPKDRLEEAIGRGLRTGDPVAGSGGLLEVGPVKMFVDGSLNTRTAYCDEPYPGTDARGLLETSPDDLHDTMSLAGEHGIQPAVHAIGDLAASIALDAFERVGCPGRIEHAQLIRPADFARFARPGLVAGVQPAHAPDDREVADLHWRGRTHRAFAYADLLAAGAVLELGSDAPVAPLDPWDGMASAIARTDDERPAWHPEQAIPLEVVLSSACRGRRGIRPGDAADLMITATDPAGLVPAELRGIEVLGTLLGGRWTHRHRI; translated from the coding sequence ATGCCCTCACTACTGCTGCGCAACGCGCGGATCGGCCTGCGCGGCCCGATCCGCCATGTCCTGATCGCTCACGGCCGGATAGAGGAGGTGAGCACCGAGCCGCCTCCCGCTGACGAATCCGTCGACGTGCGGGGCGGCACGCTCCTGCCCGGCCTGTGGGACGCGCACGTGCACATGGTGCAGTGGGCGCAGGGCAGGCGCAGGGTCGACCTGAGCGGCGCCCGCTCCGCGCGGGAGGCGGTCGACCTGGTCCTCCCGCACTCCGGCTTCACGGTCGGGTACGGCTTCCGCGACGGCCTGTGGCCGGACGTCCCGCACAAGTCGCTGCTGCACGCGGCGGCACCGGGACGGAAGATCGTCATGGTCAGCAACGACCTGCACACCGCCTGGTTCAGTCCGGCCGCCCTGGCGGCCGTCGGGATGGCAGAGCATCCCACCGGCGTGCTGCGCGAGCGCGACTGCTACACCGCGATGGCCGCGCTGCCCCAGCCGCCGCAACAGGAGCTCGATCGCTGGGTGGCCGAGGCCACCACCGCCGCGGCGGCGCGCGGCGTGGTCGGACTGCTCGACTTCGAGTTCGCCGACAACGTCGCCGACTGGAGCCGCAGGGTGGGCGAGCAGCGCGTTGACGTACGGGTCAGCTGCTCGATACCCAAGGACCGGCTGGAGGAGGCCATCGGCCGCGGCCTGCGCACGGGAGATCCCGTCGCCGGATCCGGCGGGCTGCTGGAGGTGGGCCCGGTGAAGATGTTCGTCGACGGCTCGCTCAACACCAGGACCGCCTACTGCGACGAGCCGTACCCCGGCACCGACGCCCGCGGCCTGCTGGAGACGTCACCCGACGATCTCCACGACACGATGAGCCTGGCCGGCGAGCACGGCATCCAGCCCGCCGTGCACGCCATCGGGGACCTGGCCGCGAGCATCGCCCTCGACGCGTTCGAGCGCGTCGGCTGTCCGGGCAGGATCGAGCACGCGCAGCTCATCAGGCCCGCCGACTTCGCGAGGTTCGCCAGGCCCGGCCTGGTCGCCGGCGTGCAGCCCGCCCACGCGCCCGACGACCGGGAGGTGGCCGACCTGCACTGGCGGGGCAGGACCCACCGCGCCTTCGCCTACGCCGACCTGCTCGCCGCAGGCGCCGTGCTCGAACTCGGCTCCGACGCCCCGGTGGCGCCGCTCGACCCGTGGGACGGCATGGCCTCGGCGATCGCCAGGACCGACGACGAGCGCCCGGCCTGGCACCCCGAACAGGCGATCCCGCTGGAGGTCGTGCTGTCCTCGGCGTGCCGCGGGCGGCGCGGTATCCGGCCCGGCGACGCCGCCGACCTGATGATCACCGCGACCGACCCGGCCGGCCTGGTCCCGGCTGAGCTACGCGGCATCGAGGTGCTCGGCACGCTGCTCGGCGGCCGGTGGACGCACCGGCACCGCATCTGA